One Triticum dicoccoides isolate Atlit2015 ecotype Zavitan chromosome 5B, WEW_v2.0, whole genome shotgun sequence genomic window carries:
- the LOC119307739 gene encoding receptor-like protein kinase FERONIA — translation MVFPTLPGTLMLLVLFPIAMVADNDSMDSGLILLNCGGSGQEVDSGGRTWDGDNGSKFTPSVEGVAASASYQDPSLPSMVPYMTAHIFTSNYTYSFPVRPGRMFLRLYFYPVAYGNYVNPDAIFGVMAENLVLLNGYNASQTAQAINYAYLVREFSLNVFSHSLDLTFSPSAFQNGSYAFINGIEIVPTPDIFTTPDATFVHGDYIAPFTFFANTAFQTMYRLNVGGQAISPKDDTGYYRSWDDDSPYIYGAGYGVTYSKDPNVTIMYTPTVPNYTAPLDVYGTARSMGPDPQLNLNYNLTWILPVDAGFVYLLRFHLCEIQSTFTLQNQRTFYIYINNQTACDPMDVIFWSGGIGRPIYKDYVIVASGSGQVDMWIALHPYISSRSQYYDAILNGLEVFKLQGHGSNNLAELNPPIPQKLDVDPNRLSSGVRKSKGDILAAIGGGFALMLIVLFSMCVICRRKKVVKISCKTSYAYRNRPTCDLVHHFSFEEIQLATKDFDEAHIIGRGGFGNVYSGEIDGGTKVAIKRLNQESQQGIHEFQTELEMLCHFRHGHLVSLIGYCRDKNEMIMVYDYMPHGTLREHLYGTRNPSLSWKQRLNICIGAARGLHYLHTGTEQGIIHRDVKTTNILLDDRLMAKVSDFGLSRACTDIDNAHVSTAVKGSFGYFDPEYFLLRRLTKKSDVYSFRVVLLEILCARPVINTELPDEQVSLRDWALSCQEKGVLEKIIDPCVKEEITPKCLRIFAELAEKCVAHRSIDRPSMGDVLQNLEVALRVQDSNNYARGPSSLQIISLVNSYKSSTHSITDIAAQGDIFRYFTSGRPIKANCR, via the exons ATGGTGTTCCCAACCCTACCAGGTACCCTCATGTTGTTAGTTCTCTTTCCAATTGCCATGGTGGCTGATAATGATTCCATGGACTCTGGCCTCATCCTCCTAAATTGCGGAGGATCAGGGCAAGAGGTTGATAGTGGTGGTCGTACTTGGGACGGGGACAACGGCTCCAAGTTCACACCATCTGTGGAAGGAGTTGCAGCCAGTGCTTCATACCAAGACCCTTCCCTCCCCTCCATGGTCCCTTACATGACTGCACACATCTTCACTTCAAATTACACCTATTCCTTCCCCGTTAGACCAGGCCGCATGTTCTTACGTCTTTACTTCTATCCAGTTGCTTATGGAAACTATGTTAACCCCGATGCCATTTTTGGTGTCATGGCAGAAAATCTTGTCCTCTTAAATGGTTACAATGCTTCGCAAACAGCTCAAGCAATCAATTATGCCTACCTTGTCCGTGAGTTCTCGTTGAATGTTTTTTCACATAGCTTGGACCTCACCTTTTCACCATCAGCATTTCAGAATGGTTCATATGCATTTATCAATGGCATTGAGATTGTGCCCACGCCTGACATCTTCACAACACCTGACGCAACTTTTGTCCATGGTGATTACATAGCACCATTCACATTTTTCGCTAACACAGCCTTCCAGACTATGTACCGGCTCAATGTCGGGGGCCAAGCCATTTCCCCGAAAGATGACACGGGCTATTATCGCTCATGGGACGATGATTCCCCATACATATATGGTGCCGGCTATGGGGTGACCTACTCCAAAGATCCTAATGTGACCATCATGTATACACCCACAGTGCCGAATTACACAGCGCCACTTGATGTCTATGGTACAGCTCGGTCGATGGGGCCAGATCCACAGCTCAACCTCAACTACAACCTTACATGGATTTTGCCGGTTGATGCCGGATTCGTGTACCTCCTAAGGTTCCATCTCtgtgagattcagtctacttttacCTTGCAAAATCAGAGGACTTTCTACATCTACATCAACAACCAGACAGCGTGTGACCCCATGGATGTAATCTTCTGGAGCGGAGGAATTGGTAGACCAATATACAAAGACTATGTTATCGTGGCTAGTGGTTCCGGTCAGGTGGACATGTGGATTGCACTGCACCCTTATATTTCAAGTAGATCACAATATTATGATGCAATACTGAATGGTCTTGAGGTCTTTAAGCTACAGGGTCACGGATCGAACAATCTTGCTGAGCTCAATCCTCCAATTCCACAAAAGCTTGATGTGGATCCTAATAGGCTGTCTAGCGGTGTACGAAAATCCAAAGGTGACATACTAGCAGCCATCGGTGGCGGATTTGCTTTGATGTTGATTGTTCTTTTCAGTATGTGTGTTATCTGCAGACGGAAGAAGGTCGTGAAGATTTCTTGCAAAACCAGCTATGCATATCGGAATCGTCCCACATGTGATCTTGTCCATCACTTCTCATTTGAAGAAATTCAActtgccaccaaagattttgatgaAGCACATATCATCGGCAGAGGCGGTTTTGGGAACGTCTACAGCGGTGAGATAGATGGAGGGACAAAGGTGGCGATCAAGCGACTCAACCAGGAATCCCAACAAGGCATTCATGAGTTCCAGACTGAACTCGAGATGTTGTGCCATTTCCGCCATGGCCACCTTGTATCTTTGATTGGCTACTGCAGGGACAAGAATGAGATGATTATGGTCTATGACTACATGCCTCATGGAACACTGCGTGAGCATCTGTACGGCACCAGAAACCCATCACTATCATGGAAGCAGCGCCTTAATATTTGCATCGGTGCAGCCCGAGGGCTGCATTACCTCCACACTGGTACAGAGCAAGGAATCATCCACCGCGACGTTAAGACCACCAACATCCTACTGGATGATAGGTTAATGGCGAAAGTTTCTGACTTTGGTCTATCTAGGGCATGTACAGACATTGACAATGCGCATGTGAGCACCGCAGTGAAGGGCTCCTTTGGATATTTTGATCCGGAATACTTCCTGCTGCGACGTCTCACCAAAAAATCAGATGTGTACTCCTTCCGGGTCGTGTTGTTGGAGATTCTGTGTGCACGCCCTGTGATAAACACTGAGCTCCCGGACGAGCAAGTGAGCTTGCGTGACTGGGCGCTATCTTGCCAAGAAAAAGGTGTACTCGAGAAGATTATTGACCCCTGTGTTAAGGAGGAGATCACCCCAAAATGCCTCAGGATATTTGCAGAGCTAGCGGAGAAATGTGTTGCTCATCGTAGCATCGATAGGCCATCAATGGGTGATGTACTCCAGAATCTGGAGGTCGCACTCAGGGTGCAGGACAGTAACAACTATGCCAGGGGGCCATCGTCTCTTCAGATCATCAGTCTAGTGAACTCATACAAATCATCAACCCACTCAATAACTGACATCGCTGCACAGGGAGACATTTTCAGATATTTTACATCTGGAAGGCCGATAAAAGCAAACTGCAG ATAA